One Streptomyces mobaraensis NBRC 13819 = DSM 40847 DNA segment encodes these proteins:
- a CDS encoding glycosyltransferase family 9 protein produces MVRPSRAAAAPGRGRLLVLRALGLGDLLAGVPALRALRGAHPEHEIVLAAPAGLAPVAAATGAVDRLLPASAPGRAVPDALAWTGRPPEVAVDLHGNGPPSHRLLSALRPGRLLAFAHPGTPEIDGPPWRADEHERERWCRLLRSYGVPADAGDLALPRPDTPSPAPGAVVVHPGAASAARRWPPERYAAVVRALVAAGRDVVVTGGPGEEELVREVAAPGGRPLAGGLPFAALSALVAGAEAVVSGDTGIAHLAVAHATPSVTLFGPVSPALWGPPPSPRHRALWHPGPPGDPHGRRPDPLLLRIGVDEVVEALRAVADRGPRRPVPAGNGERAGPGHPSAKPPGAPRGPRPRRAAP; encoded by the coding sequence GTGGTACGGCCGTCCCGCGCGGCCGCGGCGCCGGGCCGCGGCCGGCTGCTGGTGCTGCGCGCCCTGGGGCTCGGGGACCTGCTCGCGGGGGTGCCCGCGCTGCGGGCGCTGCGCGGGGCGCATCCGGAGCACGAGATCGTGCTCGCGGCGCCGGCGGGGCTCGCGCCCGTCGCCGCCGCCACCGGCGCCGTGGACCGGCTGCTCCCCGCGTCCGCGCCCGGCCGGGCCGTACCGGACGCCCTGGCGTGGACCGGCCGTCCGCCGGAGGTCGCCGTCGACCTGCACGGCAACGGGCCGCCGAGCCACCGGCTGCTCTCCGCGCTGCGGCCGGGGCGGTTGCTGGCCTTCGCCCACCCGGGCACCCCCGAGATCGACGGGCCGCCGTGGCGGGCGGACGAACACGAGCGCGAGCGCTGGTGCCGGCTGCTGCGCTCGTACGGCGTCCCGGCCGACGCCGGCGACCTCGCCCTGCCGCGTCCCGACACCCCCTCCCCGGCCCCCGGGGCGGTGGTCGTGCACCCCGGCGCCGCCTCCGCCGCCCGCCGCTGGCCGCCGGAGCGGTACGCGGCGGTGGTGCGCGCCCTCGTCGCGGCGGGCCGCGACGTGGTGGTCACGGGCGGGCCCGGTGAGGAGGAGCTGGTGCGGGAGGTGGCGGCCCCGGGCGGGCGTCCGCTGGCCGGGGGGCTGCCGTTCGCCGCCCTGTCGGCGCTCGTCGCGGGGGCGGAGGCGGTCGTCAGCGGGGACACGGGCATCGCCCATCTGGCCGTGGCCCACGCCACCCCCAGCGTCACCCTCTTCGGTCCCGTCTCCCCCGCGCTCTGGGGCCCGCCGCCCTCCCCGCGCCACCGGGCGCTCTGGCATCCGGGCCCGCCCGGCGACCCGCACGGCCGCCGGCCCGACCCGCTGCTGCTGCGGATCGGGGTGGACGAGGTGGTGGAGGCGCTGCGGGCGGTGGCGGACCGGGGACCGCGGCGGCCCGTACCCGCGGGAAACGGTGAAAGGGCCGGGCCGGGGCACCCGTCCGCCAAGCCGCCCGGCGCCCCGCGTGGCCCCCGTCCCCGCCGCGCGGCACCCTGA
- a CDS encoding DUF6480 family protein: MTGTNPDPDPARTPGLEPGGGVPPGETPPGEDSTGGAGPRETYNPTRGWAKGPLVAIGLLVLVFVVTVIIWAALV; this comes from the coding sequence ATGACCGGCACCAACCCCGATCCGGACCCGGCCCGCACCCCCGGCCTGGAGCCCGGCGGCGGCGTACCGCCGGGCGAGACGCCGCCCGGCGAGGACAGCACGGGCGGCGCGGGCCCCCGGGAGACCTACAACCCGACGCGGGGCTGGGCGAAGGGGCCGCTCGTCGCCATCGGCCTGCTCGTCCTGGTCTTCGTCGTGACGGTGATCATCTGGGCCGCCCTGGTGTGA
- a CDS encoding MFS transporter — protein sequence MRWWSAANLVSNLGTWMQLTVQNLLVLQLTGSAAATGLSLSVQAAPGLLFGLLGGAVVDRLPRKLTAAVSQALLAAVAFTTAVLVGCGMLTVPVLMILAAVTGLIATVDGPATSLLGNDLVPEKDVPSAIALGSVVHSVGRLAGTALAAVGIATIGTAGAYALNGASFVFVTAVIPFLKLHPDAAAAAAAAPADAAAGGGRAGLAFFLSRRTLVALAVIAAVSAVLGRNYQLTLATLVTGPLHGGAGAYGLVSALLAVGGIVGAVVAGRLRKPTVRLVALLAAAGAVLQIAAGVSPMLMMLLVMVVPMAIVESVSDTATTTVLQTDPPPHMRGRVLGVWRSVSTAWGLAGPPLLGLLVQGAGERGALVIGGVVITAVIGAGMLFRRRRGAPSVRPAVAPVAEPAFQTAA from the coding sequence ATGCGCTGGTGGTCGGCCGCCAACCTGGTGTCGAACCTCGGCACCTGGATGCAGCTGACCGTGCAGAACCTGCTCGTCCTCCAGCTCACCGGCTCCGCCGCCGCGACCGGCCTCTCGCTGTCCGTCCAGGCCGCGCCGGGCCTGCTGTTCGGCCTGCTCGGCGGTGCTGTCGTGGACCGGCTGCCGCGCAAGCTCACCGCCGCCGTCAGCCAGGCGCTGCTGGCCGCCGTGGCCTTCACCACCGCCGTGCTGGTGGGCTGCGGCATGCTCACCGTGCCCGTCCTGATGATCCTCGCGGCCGTGACCGGCCTGATCGCCACCGTCGACGGGCCGGCGACCTCGCTGCTCGGGAACGACCTCGTCCCGGAGAAGGACGTGCCCTCGGCCATCGCCCTGGGCTCGGTCGTGCACAGCGTCGGCCGGCTCGCCGGCACCGCCCTCGCGGCCGTCGGCATCGCCACCATCGGGACGGCGGGCGCCTACGCGCTCAACGGCGCGTCGTTCGTGTTCGTGACCGCGGTCATCCCGTTCCTCAAGCTGCACCCGGACGCCGCCGCGGCGGCCGCGGCCGCGCCGGCCGACGCGGCGGCCGGGGGAGGGCGCGCGGGCCTGGCCTTCTTCCTCAGCCGCCGCACGCTGGTCGCCCTCGCGGTGATCGCCGCGGTCAGCGCCGTCCTCGGCCGCAACTACCAGCTCACCCTCGCCACGCTCGTCACCGGGCCGCTGCACGGCGGCGCCGGCGCCTACGGGCTGGTCTCCGCGCTGCTCGCCGTCGGCGGCATCGTGGGTGCCGTGGTGGCCGGTCGGCTGCGGAAGCCGACCGTGCGGCTGGTCGCGCTGCTCGCCGCGGCGGGCGCGGTGCTGCAGATCGCGGCGGGCGTCAGCCCGATGCTGATGATGCTGCTGGTGATGGTGGTGCCGATGGCGATCGTGGAGTCCGTGTCGGACACGGCCACCACGACCGTCCTGCAGACCGACCCGCCGCCGCACATGCGCGGCCGCGTCCTCGGCGTCTGGCGCAGCGTCAGCACCGCCTGGGGCCTCGCCGGGCCGCCGCTGCTGGGCCTCCTCGTGCAGGGCGCGGGCGAGCGGGGGGCGCTGGTCATCGGTGGTGTGGTCATCACGGCCGTCATCGGCGCGGGCATGCTGTTCCGCCGCCGACGGGGCGCGCCGTCCGTCCGTCCGGCGGTGGCGCCGGTCGCCGAGCCGGCCTTCCAGACGGCGGCCTGA
- a CDS encoding UdgX family uracil-DNA binding protein (This protein belongs to the uracil DNA glycosylase superfamily, members of which act in excision repair of DNA. However, it belongs more specifically to UdgX branch, whose founding member was found to bind uracil in DNA (where it does not belong), without cleaving it, appears to promote DNA repair by a pathway involving RecA, rather than base excision.) produces the protein MTRGAAAGSSGEGAYDASPFVPAGADLDALRDAAAGCHGCPLHQNASQTVFGTGDASARVLLVGEQPGDQEDRKGHPFVGPAGGVLDRALAEAGIDPGGTYVTNAVKHFKFEPAARGKRRIHKAPSLREISACKPWLLEELRSVAPEVVVTLGASAGKALLGSGFRVGRDRGVPLALPAGMGEGALVATIHPSAVLRADEAGRAEMYGGLVADLRVAGRLLG, from the coding sequence GTGACCCGGGGCGCGGCGGCGGGCTCGTCCGGCGAGGGCGCCTACGACGCGTCGCCCTTCGTCCCCGCCGGCGCGGACCTCGACGCCCTGCGGGACGCGGCGGCCGGCTGCCACGGCTGCCCGCTGCACCAGAACGCCTCCCAGACCGTCTTCGGCACCGGCGACGCCTCGGCCCGCGTCCTCCTCGTCGGCGAGCAGCCCGGCGACCAGGAGGACCGCAAGGGGCACCCTTTCGTCGGGCCCGCCGGGGGCGTCCTCGACCGGGCGCTCGCCGAGGCCGGGATCGATCCCGGCGGAACGTATGTCACCAATGCCGTGAAGCACTTCAAGTTCGAGCCCGCGGCCCGGGGGAAGCGGCGGATTCACAAGGCGCCGAGTCTGCGCGAGATCAGCGCGTGCAAGCCGTGGCTGCTGGAGGAGCTGCGGTCGGTCGCTCCGGAGGTCGTCGTCACGCTCGGCGCGTCTGCCGGGAAGGCCCTCCTCGGGTCGGGGTTCCGGGTCGGCCGTGACCGGGGGGTGCCGCTGGCGCTGCCGGCCGGGATGGGGGAGGGGGCGCTCGTCGCCACGATTCATCCGTCGGCGGTGTTGCGGGCGGACGAGGCGGGGAGGGCGGAGATGTATGGGGGGCTGGTCGCGGATCTGCGGGTGGCGGGGCGGTTGCTGGGGTGA
- a CDS encoding SDR family NAD(P)-dependent oxidoreductase: protein MTHPSHDRLAGRAALVTGASRGLGLLIARELARRGCKVLVCARDGEELARAERMLRAEGADIRALACDITGPSAARRLVDATTAAFGGIDILVNNAGNIQVGPVSAMTETDFRDAMETMYFAPLRLVLTALPEMRERGGGRVVTIASLGGRIAAPHLLPYAGAKFALTGLSEGLRAELAADGISVTTVLPGLMRTGSHTAARFSGRATREYAWFAVSSGLPLLSMDAERAARAIVRAAERRRPELVLTPVAKAAVRLHGVAPATTTRALTLGARLLPRGGPGPAHDVPGRQAARRLGSAAVARLTVLNDRAARRYNQRTEP, encoded by the coding sequence ATGACGCACCCGTCCCACGACCGCCTGGCAGGCCGCGCCGCGCTGGTGACCGGCGCCTCCCGCGGCCTCGGGCTGCTCATCGCCCGCGAACTCGCCCGCCGCGGCTGCAAGGTGCTCGTCTGCGCCCGCGACGGCGAGGAACTCGCCCGGGCCGAACGCATGCTGCGCGCCGAAGGCGCCGACATCCGCGCCCTCGCCTGCGACATCACCGGCCCCTCGGCCGCCCGGCGGCTCGTCGACGCCACGACCGCCGCGTTCGGCGGCATCGACATCCTCGTCAACAACGCCGGCAACATCCAGGTGGGGCCGGTGTCCGCGATGACCGAGACGGACTTCCGCGACGCGATGGAGACCATGTACTTCGCGCCGCTGCGGCTGGTCCTGACCGCCCTGCCGGAGATGCGCGAACGCGGCGGCGGGCGCGTCGTCACCATCGCCTCGCTCGGCGGCCGGATCGCCGCACCCCACCTACTGCCCTACGCCGGCGCCAAGTTCGCCCTCACCGGCCTCTCCGAGGGCCTGCGGGCCGAACTCGCCGCCGACGGCATCAGCGTCACCACCGTCCTGCCCGGTCTGATGCGCACCGGTTCGCACACGGCCGCCCGCTTCAGCGGCCGGGCCACCCGGGAGTACGCCTGGTTCGCCGTCTCCTCCGGGCTGCCGCTGCTGTCCATGGACGCCGAGCGGGCGGCCCGCGCCATCGTCCGCGCCGCCGAACGCCGCCGCCCCGAGCTGGTGCTCACCCCGGTCGCCAAGGCCGCCGTCCGGCTGCACGGCGTGGCCCCCGCCACCACCACCCGCGCCCTCACCCTCGGCGCCCGGCTGCTGCCGCGCGGCGGGCCGGGGCCCGCGCACGACGTACCCGGCCGGCAGGCCGCCCGCCGGCTCGGCTCCGCGGCGGTCGCCCGCCTCACCGTGCTCAACGACCGGGCCGCCCGCCGCTACAACCAGCGGACCGAGCCGTGA
- a CDS encoding DUF1360 domain-containing protein — MPSPEDAETRLRRAADEEREAYGGEDHPVGAYAGAMGVYVAGIAALAGAARLAGRRVPEPGPWDVLLCAGATHRLSRLLTKDSVTSPLRVPFARFRGAGGPGEVQEEVRGRGARKVVGELITCPFCTGLWIVSGLAAGLVFAPRPTRLAAAALTALTGSDLLQFARVRMQQAVGE, encoded by the coding sequence ATGCCGAGCCCCGAGGACGCCGAGACCCGCCTGCGGCGGGCCGCCGACGAGGAACGGGAAGCCTACGGAGGCGAGGACCACCCCGTCGGAGCGTACGCCGGAGCCATGGGCGTGTACGTCGCCGGCATCGCCGCCCTGGCCGGCGCCGCCCGGCTCGCCGGCCGCCGGGTGCCCGAGCCCGGACCCTGGGACGTGCTGCTGTGCGCGGGCGCCACCCACCGGCTGTCCCGGCTGCTCACCAAGGACTCCGTGACCAGCCCGCTGCGCGTCCCGTTCGCCCGCTTCCGCGGGGCCGGCGGCCCCGGCGAAGTCCAGGAGGAGGTGCGCGGCCGCGGCGCCCGCAAGGTCGTCGGCGAGCTGATCACCTGCCCGTTCTGCACCGGCCTGTGGATCGTCAGCGGGCTGGCGGCCGGACTGGTCTTCGCCCCCCGGCCCACCCGGCTGGCCGCCGCCGCCCTCACCGCGCTCACCGGCTCCGACCTGCTGCAGTTCGCGCGGGTCCGGATGCAGCAGGCCGTCGGCGAGTGA
- a CDS encoding SMP-30/gluconolactonase/LRE family protein, translated as MSSRKPPLRPVVWHPPRRPRGPVRGAAPAGLSPVRRLPLGASGPEDVRWDAAADRLLTGVADGRILSVDPAGGPPRTLAATGGRPLGLCPLPDGRLLVCDAERGLLRLDPASGRTETLLGADGDPLWVCSNAVVAPDGAVYVSDASARFPLEHWMGDLLEHSGTGRLLRYELGAARPEVVLEGLQFANGVAVTGDGSSVVVAESGAYRLTRLWLTGPRAGRREVFADALPGFPDNLSTGPDGLVWVALAGPREPVLDLLHRSPPVLRRAVWALPSGLLPGPRPVVRLLALDAAGRVVRDLRRPERGYRMVTSVCVHAGRLYLGSLVESAVGMTELPGAV; from the coding sequence ATGTCCTCGCGCAAACCCCCTCTCCGTCCGGTCGTCTGGCACCCGCCGCGCCGTCCCCGGGGCCCGGTCCGCGGCGCGGCTCCGGCCGGACTGTCCCCGGTGCGGCGGCTGCCGCTGGGCGCCTCCGGCCCGGAGGACGTCCGGTGGGACGCCGCCGCGGACCGGCTGCTGACCGGGGTGGCGGACGGGCGGATCCTCTCCGTGGACCCGGCGGGCGGCCCGCCCCGGACGCTCGCCGCCACCGGAGGGCGCCCGCTGGGCCTGTGCCCGCTCCCCGACGGGCGGCTGCTGGTCTGCGACGCCGAACGCGGGCTGCTGCGCCTCGACCCGGCGTCCGGCCGCACCGAGACGCTGCTGGGGGCGGACGGCGATCCGCTGTGGGTGTGCAGTAACGCGGTCGTCGCGCCGGACGGCGCCGTGTACGTCAGCGACGCCTCCGCCCGCTTTCCGCTGGAGCACTGGATGGGCGACCTGCTGGAGCACTCCGGCACCGGGCGGCTGCTGCGGTACGAACTTGGGGCCGCGCGCCCCGAAGTGGTGCTGGAGGGACTGCAGTTCGCCAACGGCGTGGCCGTGACCGGCGACGGCTCCTCCGTCGTGGTCGCCGAGTCGGGGGCGTACCGGCTGACGCGCCTGTGGCTGACGGGCCCGCGGGCGGGCCGCCGGGAGGTGTTCGCCGACGCGCTCCCCGGCTTCCCGGACAACCTCTCCACCGGCCCGGACGGCCTCGTCTGGGTGGCCCTGGCGGGCCCCCGCGAGCCCGTGCTCGACCTGCTGCACCGGTCGCCGCCGGTGCTCCGGCGGGCCGTCTGGGCGCTGCCGTCCGGGCTGCTGCCGGGCCCCCGGCCGGTCGTCCGGCTGCTGGCGCTGGACGCGGCGGGCCGGGTGGTCCGGGACCTGCGGCGGCCGGAGCGCGGCTACCGCATGGTCACGAGCGTGTGCGTGCACGCCGGACGGCTCTATCTGGGGAGCCTGGTGGAGTCGGCGGTGGGGATGACGGAACTGCCGGGCGCCGTATAG
- a CDS encoding DUF6328 family protein, giving the protein MPTPGERDDLARRRGDETERHEVKGRHETPEERADRRWTELLQEVRVAQTGVQILFGFLLTVAFTPRFTTLAPTDRTIYVVTVVLGAATTGSLVGPVSFHRIVTGRRLKPETVVWASRLTVVGLMLLLATVTSALLLILRVALRGPAVPWVVAGLVVWFVFCWFALPCWALFRHRARK; this is encoded by the coding sequence ATGCCCACGCCCGGAGAACGCGACGACCTCGCGCGGAGGAGGGGGGACGAGACCGAGCGGCACGAGGTCAAGGGACGGCACGAGACGCCGGAGGAACGCGCCGACCGGCGCTGGACCGAACTCCTCCAGGAGGTGCGGGTCGCCCAGACCGGTGTGCAGATCCTCTTCGGCTTCCTGCTGACCGTCGCCTTCACCCCGCGCTTCACCACCCTCGCCCCCACCGACCGCACCATCTACGTCGTCACGGTGGTGCTCGGGGCCGCCACCACCGGCTCCCTCGTCGGACCCGTCTCCTTCCACCGCATCGTCACCGGGCGGCGGCTGAAGCCCGAGACGGTGGTGTGGGCGTCCCGGCTGACCGTCGTCGGCCTGATGCTCCTGCTGGCCACCGTGACCTCGGCGCTGCTGCTCATCCTGCGGGTCGCCCTGCGCGGCCCGGCGGTGCCGTGGGTGGTCGCCGGGCTCGTCGTCTGGTTCGTGTTCTGCTGGTTCGCCCTGCCCTGCTGGGCGCTGTTCCGCCACCGCGCCCGCAAGTGA
- a CDS encoding HAD family hydrolase, with protein sequence MTGRPLAALLDVDGTLVDTNYLHTVCWFEALRQAGHRVAMTDVHHTIGMGSGRLLDRLLGEDRDRGADEAISAAHKTLYATWFERLPVVEGAQELVRTLAGRGWRVVLATSAQGSELTALRKAIGADDAITAATSADDVEASKPAPGPVRQALEQAGTEPGRALFLGDTVWDVHAARKAGVDCVALLSGGIARAELEEAGAVAVYRAPADLLARLDDSPFGRLENA encoded by the coding sequence GTGACCGGCCGGCCGCTCGCGGCCCTCCTGGACGTCGACGGCACCCTCGTCGACACCAACTACCTGCACACCGTCTGCTGGTTCGAGGCGCTCCGCCAGGCCGGGCACCGGGTCGCGATGACGGACGTCCACCACACCATCGGCATGGGCTCCGGCAGACTCCTCGACCGGCTGCTGGGCGAGGACCGCGACCGCGGCGCCGACGAGGCCATCAGCGCCGCGCACAAGACCCTCTACGCCACCTGGTTCGAACGGCTGCCGGTCGTGGAGGGCGCCCAGGAGCTGGTGCGGACCCTCGCCGGGCGCGGCTGGCGCGTCGTCCTCGCCACCTCGGCCCAGGGTTCCGAACTGACGGCGCTGCGGAAGGCGATCGGGGCGGACGACGCGATCACGGCCGCTACCAGCGCCGACGACGTCGAGGCGAGCAAACCCGCGCCCGGCCCCGTGCGGCAGGCCCTGGAACAGGCCGGAACCGAGCCCGGACGGGCGCTGTTCCTCGGCGACACCGTCTGGGACGTGCACGCGGCCCGGAAGGCCGGGGTGGACTGCGTCGCCCTGCTGTCCGGCGGCATCGCGCGCGCCGAACTGGAGGAGGCCGGTGCGGTCGCGGTCTACCGCGCCCCCGCCGACCTGCTGGCGAGGCTGGACGACAGTCCCTTCGGGCGTCTTGAGAACGCCTGA
- a CDS encoding zinc-dependent alcohol dehydrogenase, with protein MRALTWHGKRDVRVETVPDPRLEEPTDVIVRVTSTGICGSDLHLYEVLGPFLDPGDILGHEAMGVVEETGPDVTALAPGDRVVVPFNVSCGTCHMCGQGLQSQCETTQVRERGMGAALFGYSKLYGQVPGGQAEFLRVPFGNTLPVKVPHGPPDERYVYLSDVLPTAWQAVEYAAIPPGGTVTVLGLGPIGDMSARIALHRGASLVIGVDLVPERLARAAARGVTVLDLRAHTETGDDVVTAIRDLTQGRGTDAVIDAVGMEAHGAPAGKAAHQLVGMLPDAWARPLMERAGVDRLAALHTAIEAVRRGGTVSLSGVYGGMLDPMPMMTMFDKQIQLRMGQANVRRWVDGILPLLDDADPLGVEGFATHVLPLEEGPKAYRTFQAKVDGMVKTLLKPGAAA; from the coding sequence ATGCGGGCCCTGACCTGGCACGGAAAACGGGACGTCCGGGTGGAGACGGTTCCCGACCCCCGGCTGGAGGAGCCCACGGACGTCATCGTCCGCGTCACCTCCACCGGCATCTGCGGATCGGACCTCCACCTCTACGAGGTCCTCGGACCGTTCCTCGACCCGGGCGACATCCTCGGCCACGAGGCGATGGGCGTCGTCGAGGAGACCGGCCCGGACGTCACCGCCCTCGCCCCCGGCGACCGGGTCGTGGTCCCCTTCAACGTCTCCTGCGGCACCTGCCACATGTGCGGCCAGGGACTGCAGTCGCAGTGCGAGACCACCCAGGTGCGCGAGCGCGGCATGGGCGCCGCCCTGTTCGGCTACAGCAAGCTCTACGGCCAGGTGCCCGGCGGGCAGGCCGAGTTCCTGCGGGTGCCGTTCGGGAACACACTGCCGGTCAAGGTGCCGCACGGGCCACCCGACGAGCGGTACGTCTACCTCTCCGACGTCCTGCCCACCGCCTGGCAGGCCGTCGAGTACGCCGCGATCCCGCCCGGCGGCACCGTCACGGTGCTGGGCCTCGGGCCGATCGGCGACATGTCCGCCCGGATCGCCCTGCACCGCGGCGCGAGCCTGGTCATCGGCGTCGACCTGGTGCCCGAGCGGCTCGCCCGGGCCGCCGCCCGGGGCGTGACCGTCCTCGACCTGCGCGCCCACACCGAGACCGGCGACGATGTCGTCACCGCCATCCGGGACCTCACCCAGGGGCGCGGGACCGACGCCGTCATCGACGCCGTCGGCATGGAGGCGCACGGCGCGCCGGCGGGGAAGGCGGCCCACCAGCTCGTCGGCATGCTGCCGGACGCGTGGGCGCGCCCGCTGATGGAGCGGGCGGGGGTGGACCGGCTGGCGGCGCTGCACACGGCGATCGAGGCGGTGCGGCGCGGTGGGACCGTCTCCCTCTCCGGCGTCTACGGCGGGATGCTCGACCCGATGCCGATGATGACCATGTTCGACAAGCAGATCCAGCTCCGCATGGGCCAGGCCAACGTCCGCCGCTGGGTGGACGGCATCCTGCCGCTCCTCGACGACGCCGACCCGCTCGGCGTCGAGGGCTTCGCCACCCACGTCCTGCCGCTGGAGGAGGGCCCGAAGGCCTACCGGACGTTCCAGGCCAAGGTGGACGGCATGGTCAAGACCCTGCTGAAGCCCGGGGCCGCCGCGTGA
- a CDS encoding FAD-dependent oxidoreductase, translating to MAHPSGPSGPLLRGEPESYWLSTAPASPDSAYPPLTGTGTDVDVAVIGGGVAGLSTAWELARAGRSVAVLEAGRIAAGVTGHTTAKVTALHGLVYARLRRTRGPEGARLYARSQAEAVERVAEVAALLEADCELERRPAFTYVTRPEGRGEVREEANAAAQAGLDATYVERTGLPYRVEAAVRLDDQLQFHPRKYLLALARDLVARGGALHEHTRVTGLDEGTPCRVTTADGAVLTARDVVVATHYPVFDRALLFARLSPRRELVVTGTVPADRDPGGMYITSEGGTRSVRSAPYGDGRRLLIVTGESFKPGTADVAARFERLAAWARERFPSIAFDRHWATQDNDSTDTVPLVGAFHPRARHTWVATGFGGWGMSGSVMAGRLLTELIGGRRPPWADLYDPRRLWTQVREAPAFLRHQTEVARHFVGDRLRPGGADAVAGIAPGTGEVVRVHGRHCAVYRDEDGTAHAVSARCTHLGCLVAFNAAERAWECPCHGSRFAPDGAVLQGPAVRPLERREVGE from the coding sequence ATGGCACACCCTTCCGGCCCCTCCGGCCCGCTCCTGCGCGGTGAACCCGAGTCGTACTGGCTGTCCACCGCTCCCGCCTCCCCGGACTCCGCGTACCCCCCGCTCACCGGCACCGGGACCGATGTCGACGTGGCCGTGATCGGCGGCGGCGTCGCCGGGCTCAGCACCGCGTGGGAACTGGCCCGCGCCGGGCGGTCCGTGGCCGTCCTGGAGGCGGGCCGGATCGCCGCCGGGGTGACGGGCCACACCACCGCCAAGGTCACCGCCCTGCACGGCCTGGTCTACGCCCGGCTGCGGCGCACCCGCGGCCCGGAGGGCGCGCGGCTGTACGCGCGGTCGCAGGCGGAGGCGGTCGAGCGCGTCGCGGAGGTGGCGGCTCTGCTGGAGGCCGACTGCGAGCTGGAACGCCGGCCGGCCTTCACCTATGTGACCCGCCCGGAGGGCCGCGGCGAGGTCCGCGAAGAGGCCAACGCGGCGGCGCAGGCCGGGCTCGACGCCACGTACGTCGAACGGACCGGCCTGCCGTACCGGGTGGAGGCGGCCGTACGGCTCGACGACCAACTCCAGTTCCACCCGCGCAAATACCTGCTCGCCCTCGCCCGGGACCTGGTCGCGCGCGGCGGCGCCCTCCACGAGCACACCCGGGTCACCGGCCTGGACGAGGGCACGCCCTGCCGGGTGACGACCGCGGACGGCGCCGTGCTCACCGCCCGGGACGTGGTGGTCGCCACCCACTACCCGGTCTTCGACCGGGCCCTGCTGTTCGCCCGGCTGTCGCCGCGCCGGGAACTGGTGGTCACCGGCACCGTGCCCGCCGACCGGGACCCGGGCGGCATGTACATCACCTCCGAGGGCGGTACGCGGTCCGTCCGCAGCGCGCCTTACGGTGACGGGCGGCGGCTGCTCATCGTCACCGGAGAGAGCTTCAAACCCGGCACCGCCGACGTCGCCGCCCGCTTCGAGCGGCTGGCCGCCTGGGCCCGCGAGCGCTTCCCCTCGATCGCGTTCGACCGGCACTGGGCGACCCAGGACAACGACTCCACCGACACCGTGCCCCTGGTCGGCGCCTTCCACCCGCGCGCCCGCCACACGTGGGTCGCCACCGGCTTCGGCGGCTGGGGCATGAGCGGCAGCGTCATGGCGGGCCGGCTGCTCACCGAACTGATCGGCGGCCGGCGCCCGCCGTGGGCCGACCTGTACGACCCGCGCCGGCTGTGGACCCAGGTCCGCGAGGCCCCCGCCTTCCTCCGGCACCAGACCGAGGTCGCCCGGCACTTCGTCGGCGACCGGCTCCGGCCGGGCGGCGCGGACGCCGTCGCCGGCATCGCCCCCGGCACGGGCGAGGTGGTGCGGGTCCACGGTCGCCACTGCGCGGTGTACCGCGACGAGGACGGCACCGCGCACGCGGTGTCCGCCCGCTGCACACACCTGGGGTGCCTCGTCGCCTTCAACGCGGCGGAACGTGCGTGGGAGTGCCCCTGCCACGGCTCGCGCTTCGCGCCCGACGGGGCGGTGCTCCAGGGCCCGGCGGTGCGGCCGTTGGAACGGCGGGAGGTCGGGGAGTGA